A stretch of Halocalculus aciditolerans DNA encodes these proteins:
- a CDS encoding sugar phosphate nucleotidyltransferase codes for MKAVIPAAGRGTRLYPQTLTKPKVMVRLAGKPLLGHILDRLIAADIEDVVVVVGGELRSQITEYATEAYGDDLSLSFPEQEVARGLGHSIYQAREDVAGDPILVVLSDMLFVDGYESFLDAHQATDAAGTIGVREVTDPQNYGVVELGADDRITRLAEKPKEPKSNYAISGLYAVDDTPALFGALEALIEAGQTGAGGEFQLTDALQRMLEAGVSLAAAEVDEWYDCGRSETLLDANAVLLDRRGGSGDTDVENGLVIPPVDIGRDVTIESSIVGPHVSIDRGTEINHSIVSESIVGSDSTLTGINVERSLVGDSVLLSDTADRLNVGANSRVEF; via the coding sequence ATGAAGGCAGTCATTCCGGCGGCCGGGCGCGGCACTCGGCTCTACCCCCAGACGCTCACGAAGCCGAAGGTGATGGTTCGGCTCGCTGGCAAGCCGCTCCTCGGCCACATCCTCGACCGCCTCATCGCCGCGGACATCGAGGACGTCGTCGTCGTGGTCGGCGGCGAGCTCCGCTCGCAGATCACGGAGTACGCGACGGAGGCGTACGGCGACGACCTCTCGCTCTCCTTCCCCGAACAGGAGGTCGCGCGCGGCCTCGGGCACAGCATCTATCAGGCGCGCGAGGACGTCGCGGGCGACCCGATTCTCGTCGTGTTGAGCGACATGCTGTTCGTGGACGGCTACGAGTCCTTCCTCGACGCGCACCAGGCGACGGACGCCGCGGGGACCATCGGCGTGCGCGAGGTCACGGACCCGCAGAACTACGGCGTCGTCGAGCTCGGCGCGGACGACCGCATCACGCGGCTGGCGGAGAAACCGAAGGAGCCGAAGTCGAACTACGCCATCAGCGGGCTGTACGCCGTCGACGACACGCCCGCGCTCTTCGGCGCGCTGGAGGCGCTCATCGAAGCGGGGCAGACGGGCGCGGGCGGCGAGTTCCAGCTCACCGACGCGCTCCAGCGGATGCTGGAAGCCGGCGTGTCGCTCGCCGCCGCCGAAGTCGACGAGTGGTACGACTGCGGGCGCTCCGAGACCCTCCTCGACGCGAACGCCGTCCTCCTCGACCGCCGCGGCGGCTCCGGTGACACGGACGTCGAGAACGGCCTCGTCATCCCGCCCGTCGACATCGGCCGGGACGTCACCATCGAGTCGAGCATCGTCGGCCCGCACGTCAGCATCGACCGCGGCACCGAAATCAACCACAGCATCGTCAGCGAGAGCATCGTCGGGAGCGACAGCACGCTCACCGGCATCAACGTCGAGCGGAGCCTCGTCGGCGACTCCGTCCTCCTCTCCGATACGGCCGACCGCCTGAACGTCGGCGCGAACAGCCGCGTCGAGTTCTGA
- a CDS encoding GDP-mannose 4,6-dehydratase → MQILVTGGAGFIGGHLAESFVADGHDVVVFDSFDAYYHRGIKDHTVERCRAVAAESEGSYTLRRGDIREREDVRAAFDAAAPDVVYHQAAQAGVRISVEQPTHPNAVNVGGTLTVLDAARETGVDRVVIASSSSVYGKTHYLPYDEDHPQEPVSPYGVTKLAGDHYARVYDDLYDLSTVCLRYFTVYGPRMRPNMAISNFTSRCLNDEPPVIYGNGAQTRDFTYVDDVVAANRTLLTSDAADGMVLNVGSGDTIDITELAETVRDLVNPDLGIEHRERIAGDAEHTQADVSRARDVIGYEPTTPIREGVERFVEWYRANREWYEPLVVASREGGS, encoded by the coding sequence ATGCAGATTCTCGTGACGGGCGGGGCCGGGTTCATCGGCGGCCACCTGGCCGAGTCGTTCGTCGCCGACGGCCACGACGTCGTCGTCTTCGACAGCTTCGACGCCTACTACCACCGCGGCATCAAGGACCACACGGTGGAGCGGTGTCGCGCGGTTGCGGCGGAGAGCGAGGGGTCGTACACGCTGCGGCGCGGCGACATCCGGGAGCGCGAGGACGTGCGCGCCGCGTTCGACGCCGCCGCTCCGGACGTCGTCTACCATCAGGCCGCGCAGGCGGGCGTCCGCATCAGCGTCGAGCAGCCGACGCATCCGAACGCCGTGAACGTCGGCGGCACGCTCACCGTCCTCGACGCCGCCCGCGAGACCGGCGTCGACCGCGTCGTCATCGCGTCGTCGTCGTCGGTCTACGGGAAGACACACTACCTCCCCTACGACGAGGACCACCCGCAGGAGCCGGTGAGCCCGTACGGCGTGACGAAGCTCGCCGGCGACCACTACGCCCGCGTCTACGACGACCTCTACGACCTCTCGACCGTCTGCCTCCGCTACTTCACCGTCTACGGCCCGCGGATGCGCCCCAACATGGCGATTTCGAACTTCACCTCGCGGTGTCTGAACGACGAGCCACCGGTCATCTACGGGAACGGCGCGCAGACGCGTGACTTCACGTACGTCGACGACGTCGTCGCCGCGAACCGCACGCTCCTCACGAGCGACGCCGCGGACGGCATGGTCTTGAACGTCGGGAGCGGCGACACGATCGACATCACCGAGCTCGCGGAGACCGTCCGCGACCTCGTGAACCCCGACCTCGGAATCGAGCACCGCGAGCGCATCGCGGGCGACGCCGAGCACACGCAGGCGGACGTCTCTCGGGCGCGCGACGTCATCGGCTACGAGCCGACGACGCCCATCCGCGAGGGCGTCGAGCGCTTCGTCGAGTGGTATCGGGCGAACCGCGAGTGGTACGAGCCGCTCGTCGTCGCCTCCCGGGAGGGCGGCTCGTGA
- a CDS encoding glycosyltransferase, with translation MSTPERPGSRTGPISFYLPELTVGGAQRVTVDLVNGLAARGHDVELVCSYPGGELRGQVDSSVTLVDFDTRVVPGVGVLASVPALARYLRRREPRVLFSVMTYASVVALAASEVARTETPVVPVEHSTFGMSRGGTRDVTARLASVLYARADRVVAVSEGVAESVRAGTNVDPADVAVLYNLVPVEAVRERAAAPLDHPFFAADLDPILWVGRLEPEKDLDTLLRAFERVHARRPTARLVLAGTGSRREALETLAAERGLADAVSFTGFVDPAPYMARASAFALSSRYEGLPTVLIEALACGCPVVSTDCPSGPREILGDDAYGRLVPVGDDAAFADALLDALDDPADGERLRARADEFAPDRVLDAYEAFVDGLTN, from the coding sequence ATGTCGACGCCTGAGCGTCCCGGGAGTCGAACGGGACCGATTTCGTTCTACCTCCCGGAGTTGACGGTCGGGGGCGCACAGCGGGTGACGGTGGACCTCGTGAACGGGCTGGCGGCGCGCGGCCACGACGTCGAGCTCGTCTGTTCGTATCCGGGCGGCGAGCTCCGGGGACAGGTCGATTCGTCTGTTACGCTCGTTGACTTCGACACGCGCGTCGTCCCGGGCGTCGGGGTGCTGGCGAGCGTGCCGGCGCTCGCGCGCTACCTCCGACGGCGAGAACCTCGAGTGCTCTTCTCGGTGATGACGTACGCGAGCGTGGTCGCGCTCGCGGCGTCGGAGGTGGCGCGGACGGAGACGCCGGTCGTGCCGGTGGAGCATTCGACGTTCGGGATGTCGCGCGGCGGCACGCGCGACGTGACGGCGCGCCTCGCGTCAGTGCTGTACGCTCGCGCGGACCGCGTCGTCGCCGTCTCCGAGGGCGTCGCCGAGAGCGTGCGCGCGGGAACGAACGTCGACCCCGCGGACGTCGCGGTGCTCTACAACCTCGTGCCCGTGGAAGCGGTGCGGGAGCGCGCGGCCGCGCCGCTCGACCACCCGTTCTTCGCGGCGGACCTCGACCCGATTCTCTGGGTGGGGCGGCTCGAACCCGAGAAGGACCTCGACACGCTCCTCCGCGCGTTCGAGCGCGTGCACGCTCGCCGACCGACCGCCCGTCTCGTTCTCGCGGGCACGGGGTCGCGGCGGGAGGCGCTGGAGACGCTCGCCGCCGAACGCGGGCTCGCCGACGCCGTGTCGTTCACCGGGTTCGTGGACCCCGCGCCCTACATGGCGCGCGCGTCGGCGTTCGCGCTCTCCTCGCGCTACGAGGGCCTTCCAACCGTGCTCATCGAGGCGCTCGCGTGCGGCTGCCCGGTCGTCTCGACGGACTGCCCGAGCGGGCCGCGGGAGATACTCGGCGACGACGCGTACGGCCGACTCGTCCCCGTGGGCGACGACGCCGCGTTCGCCGACGCCCTCCTCGACGCGCTCGACGACCCAGCAGACGGAGAGCGACTGCGCGCGCGAGCGGACGAGTTCGCGCCGGACCGCGTGCTCGACGCCTACGAAGCCTTCGTCGACGGTCTCACGAACTAG
- a CDS encoding DUF1616 domain-containing protein, with protein sequence MRSPTDADADSRAPVDLVVVALLAVAVAALTVADAPWRGPVRAALAVVGFFLPGYALVAALFPRGPVGDREASPVDIERVHYLDGFTRAVLAGALALVVSPLLGIAADLAGGSITTGPVIGVLVGFTLVACAVAAVRRRRLPPADRYRPGARWAATLRRLVRNPDRETVAGVVVALAVVIAAGGVVSAAVSQPSGEQFSELSIVTASESGQLTAANYPENLTLGEPATVRLGVENHEGQTVEYTVVVVLQRLDGPPRDATVTETATLDRFALTVADGATDRRDVTVQPTMTGKNLRLAYLLYVDAPPDQPTPENADREAHVWVTVEDDTGDATA encoded by the coding sequence ATGCGTTCACCGACCGACGCCGACGCGGACTCGCGAGCGCCCGTCGACCTCGTCGTCGTCGCGCTGCTCGCGGTCGCTGTCGCCGCGCTCACCGTCGCCGACGCGCCGTGGCGCGGCCCGGTCCGCGCCGCGCTCGCCGTCGTCGGCTTCTTCCTCCCCGGCTACGCGCTCGTCGCCGCGCTCTTCCCGCGCGGCCCCGTCGGGGACCGCGAGGCCAGCCCCGTCGACATCGAGCGCGTCCACTACCTCGACGGGTTCACGCGCGCCGTGCTCGCCGGCGCGCTCGCGCTCGTCGTCTCCCCGCTCCTCGGCATCGCCGCGGACCTCGCCGGCGGTTCCATCACGACCGGCCCCGTCATCGGCGTTCTCGTCGGGTTCACGCTCGTCGCGTGCGCCGTCGCGGCCGTGCGCCGCCGCCGCCTCCCGCCCGCCGACCGCTACCGCCCCGGCGCGCGCTGGGCCGCCACGCTCCGCCGCCTCGTCCGCAACCCCGACCGCGAGACCGTCGCGGGCGTCGTCGTCGCGCTCGCCGTCGTCATCGCCGCCGGCGGCGTCGTCTCCGCCGCCGTCTCCCAGCCGTCCGGCGAGCAGTTCAGCGAACTCTCCATCGTCACGGCGAGCGAGAGCGGCCAACTCACCGCTGCGAACTACCCCGAGAACCTCACGCTCGGCGAGCCGGCGACGGTCCGCCTCGGCGTCGAGAACCACGAAGGCCAAACGGTCGAATACACCGTCGTCGTCGTCCTCCAGCGACTCGACGGCCCGCCGCGGGACGCGACCGTGACCGAGACGGCGACGCTCGACCGATTCGCCCTCACCGTCGCCGACGGCGCGACCGACCGCCGCGACGTCACCGTCCAGCCGACGATGACGGGGAAGAACCTCCGACTCGCCTACCTCCTCTACGTGGACGCGCCGCCGGACCAGCCGACCCCGGAGAACGCCGACCGCGAAGCCCACGTCTGGGTGACCGTCGAGGACGACACCGGGGACGCGACGGCGTAA
- a CDS encoding GNAT family N-acetyltransferase: protein MPSEYELRSADPEREAWTAAVADHPEATPFHTREWCRAVDVGFDYDPAHRFVYETGSDALAAVVPGFSISGLGGRTVVNPFCEYGFPLLTPEADEVGVFRALAADVGPLGARVVKDARWRGARGYNPAGYGATETGAVIRIDADRDYDAVRETEFASSTRRCLRSAATAGLTLREGTVEEYYPIYLATMRRLGSPQFPRSFLTALETLFGDDCHVFLADDADGETVGGLLALDHDGTRMVWSNASYQRAWEARPNHFLYAAAIEDACAGDLDVFDCGRSRPGSTVHDFKAAFGGREFPLASFVTPAHRTGRASLEGYSRAGAITPYLGGVITNRAVGPRLKRFIHE, encoded by the coding sequence GTGCCGAGCGAGTACGAACTCCGCTCGGCGGACCCCGAGCGGGAGGCGTGGACGGCCGCCGTCGCCGACCATCCGGAGGCGACACCGTTCCACACGCGGGAGTGGTGTCGCGCCGTCGACGTCGGCTTCGACTACGACCCCGCACACCGATTCGTCTACGAGACGGGGAGCGACGCGCTCGCCGCCGTCGTCCCCGGGTTCTCGATCAGCGGCCTCGGCGGCCGGACGGTCGTGAACCCCTTCTGCGAGTACGGCTTCCCGCTGCTCACCCCCGAGGCGGACGAGGTGGGCGTGTTCCGCGCGCTCGCCGCCGACGTCGGCCCGCTGGGCGCGCGCGTCGTGAAGGACGCCCGCTGGCGGGGCGCGCGCGGCTACAACCCCGCGGGCTACGGCGCGACGGAGACGGGCGCGGTCATCCGCATCGACGCCGACCGCGACTACGACGCCGTCCGCGAGACCGAGTTCGCGAGTTCGACGCGGCGATGCCTCCGCAGCGCCGCCACCGCCGGGCTCACCCTCCGCGAAGGAACGGTCGAAGAGTACTACCCCATCTATCTCGCGACGATGCGCCGCCTCGGCAGCCCGCAGTTCCCGCGTTCCTTCCTCACCGCGCTGGAGACGCTGTTCGGCGACGACTGCCACGTCTTCCTCGCGGACGACGCGGACGGCGAGACGGTCGGCGGCCTGCTCGCGCTCGACCACGACGGCACGCGGATGGTGTGGTCGAACGCCTCCTACCAGCGCGCGTGGGAAGCCCGCCCGAACCACTTCCTCTACGCCGCCGCCATCGAGGACGCCTGCGCGGGCGACCTCGACGTGTTCGACTGCGGGCGCTCCCGCCCCGGCTCCACCGTCCACGACTTCAAGGCGGCCTTCGGCGGCCGGGAGTTCCCGCTCGCGAGCTTCGTCACGCCGGCGCACCGCACCGGCCGCGCGTCCCTCGAAGGGTACAGCCGCGCGGGCGCAATCACTCCGTACCTCGGCGGCGTCATCACGAACCGCGCCGTCGGCCCTCGACTCAAACGATTCATCCATGAATAA
- a CDS encoding glycosyltransferase family 2 protein: MARPLVSVVLPTHDRPELLRRAVETVTAQTYDRVELVVVDDRSERPAADVLAEVDTSGLEAVVCERHDRNRGGNAARNTGIRTAAGEFVAFLDDDDEWEPAKLERQVAAFEAGGPDIGVVYTGSRYVHRDGERVLIDHVHGDVTDALLAGANVAEFSALMVRASVIANAGLPEECLRSWQDREWLLRLSLHCSFEVVPEPLTIRHWDHSGRIGEQFEYRRDISFPIMLDRHLPLARERGLERQFVGTLRQTLAISAAQNGYYREAVRQAWRALRVDPFLITAWLYFWACLGGEWTYRPAARVIALLRSL; the protein is encoded by the coding sequence ATGGCTCGGCCCCTCGTCAGCGTCGTCCTCCCGACGCACGACCGCCCGGAACTCCTCCGCCGGGCGGTCGAGACCGTCACGGCGCAGACGTACGACCGCGTGGAGCTCGTCGTGGTCGACGACCGCTCCGAGCGCCCCGCCGCGGACGTCCTCGCCGAGGTCGACACGAGCGGGCTGGAAGCCGTGGTGTGCGAGCGCCACGACCGGAACCGCGGCGGGAACGCCGCGCGGAACACCGGCATCCGGACGGCGGCCGGCGAGTTCGTCGCGTTCCTCGACGACGACGACGAGTGGGAGCCGGCGAAACTCGAACGCCAGGTCGCGGCGTTCGAGGCGGGCGGCCCGGACATCGGGGTAGTCTACACGGGCTCGCGGTACGTCCACCGCGACGGCGAGCGCGTCCTCATCGACCACGTCCACGGCGACGTCACGGACGCCCTCCTCGCCGGCGCGAACGTCGCGGAGTTCTCCGCGCTGATGGTGCGCGCGAGCGTCATCGCGAACGCCGGGCTGCCCGAGGAGTGCCTGCGGAGCTGGCAGGACCGCGAGTGGCTGCTCCGCCTCTCCCTCCACTGCTCGTTCGAAGTCGTCCCGGAGCCGCTCACGATTCGGCACTGGGACCACTCGGGGCGCATCGGCGAGCAGTTCGAGTACCGCCGGGACATCTCCTTTCCCATCATGCTCGACCGCCACCTCCCGCTCGCCCGCGAACGCGGCCTGGAGCGGCAGTTCGTCGGGACGCTCCGGCAGACGCTCGCCATCTCCGCGGCGCAGAACGGCTACTACCGGGAGGCCGTCCGGCAGGCCTGGCGCGCGCTCCGCGTCGACCCCTTCCTCATCACGGCGTGGCTCTACTTCTGGGCGTGCCTCGGCGGCGAGTGGACGTACCGCCCGGCAGCCCGCGTCATCGCGCTCCTGCGGTCGTTGTAG
- a CDS encoding NAD-dependent epimerase/dehydratase family protein codes for MSERVAGETVLVTGGAGFIGRHLVDALVDENDVRVLDSGASGEPSRLPDSVEFVEGDVRDAGVVADAMAGVDVVFHEAAVVSVSESVDAPAETNAVNLTGTLNVLEAARSVGSRVVFASSAAIYGRPESVPVAETDETRPLSPYGVQKLIADHYVRLYHDLYGLDTVALRYFNVFGPGQRGGDYSGVITAFVDRALAGDPLRIDGDGGQTRDFVHVEDVVQANLRAATTDAVGEAYNVGTGSSVTIRELAETVVDVTDADVAIEHGPARTGDIRESLADVSKARERLGYEPTVALRDGLDDFVTSRRGGDE; via the coding sequence ATGAGCGAGCGAGTGGCGGGCGAGACGGTGCTCGTGACGGGCGGCGCGGGGTTCATCGGTCGACACCTCGTGGACGCGCTCGTCGACGAGAACGACGTGCGCGTGCTGGACAGCGGCGCGTCCGGCGAGCCATCGAGACTCCCGGACAGCGTCGAGTTCGTCGAGGGCGACGTGCGGGACGCCGGCGTGGTGGCGGACGCGATGGCGGGCGTGGACGTTGTCTTCCACGAGGCGGCCGTCGTGAGCGTCTCCGAGTCCGTCGACGCGCCCGCGGAGACGAACGCGGTGAACCTGACGGGGACGCTGAACGTCCTCGAGGCCGCGCGCTCCGTCGGGTCGCGCGTCGTCTTCGCGTCGAGCGCGGCCATCTACGGCCGCCCCGAGTCGGTGCCGGTCGCGGAGACGGACGAGACGCGGCCGCTGTCGCCCTACGGCGTGCAGAAGCTGATCGCCGACCACTACGTCCGCCTCTACCACGACCTCTACGGGCTGGATACGGTCGCGCTCCGGTACTTCAACGTCTTCGGGCCGGGGCAGCGCGGCGGCGACTACAGCGGCGTCATCACGGCGTTCGTGGACCGCGCGCTCGCCGGCGACCCGCTCCGCATCGACGGGGACGGCGGGCAGACGCGGGATTTCGTCCACGTCGAGGACGTCGTGCAGGCGAACCTCCGCGCGGCGACGACGGACGCCGTCGGCGAAGCCTACAACGTCGGCACGGGGAGCAGCGTGACGATCCGAGAACTCGCGGAGACCGTCGTCGACGTGACGGACGCGGACGTCGCTATCGAGCACGGCCCGGCGCGAACGGGTGACATCCGCGAGAGCCTCGCAGACGTCTCGAAGGCCCGCGAGCGCCTCGGTTACGAACCGACGGTCGCGCTCCGCGACGGGCTCGACGACTTCGTGACGTCGCGACGAGGGGGCGACGAATGA
- a CDS encoding right-handed parallel beta-helix repeat-containing protein, translating to MTARRPSDDADSDAGSDESGEPSGVSRRAAVGLAVGLAGALAGCPRPGDPAANETTTTGEPTTTEEPTPIPDPRAYYVSPDGDDGNQGSDDQPFASLRRAFRAVAPGDSVYLRGGTHRVAGHVRLTSVEGTPNAPVTVASAPGEAATIDFVEETVGGLQIRNCEHVHVRDLTVENAPSDGVLVTDGSRNITIEDVVVTGSGGDRNASGTGVLLYDTTDCTVRRVVSRRNYDPSSGGGNADGFDVGQSPGAVVEDCVAHGNSDDGFDLWEGVDITLRRCVAFENGWDPDGNPAGDGNGFKLGGGSLPSGDSRVERCVAYRNRRRGFDDNTATRALTVYNCTAWDNPTGFRFDCQSGRSCPAHVLRNNLNQDGRISTASGVDDDVNSWTLDVDDPGFASTDPSSRDFLALTADSPAVDAGTDVGLAYVGDAPDLGAYERRSE from the coding sequence GTGACCGCTCGACGGCCGTCGGACGACGCCGATAGCGACGCGGGAAGCGACGAGAGCGGTGAGCCGAGCGGGGTCTCCCGCCGCGCGGCCGTCGGTCTCGCCGTCGGTCTCGCCGGCGCGCTCGCCGGCTGCCCGCGTCCCGGCGACCCCGCGGCGAACGAGACGACCACGACCGGCGAGCCGACGACGACTGAGGAGCCGACGCCGATTCCGGACCCGCGCGCGTACTACGTCTCGCCCGACGGCGACGACGGAAACCAGGGTAGCGACGACCAGCCGTTCGCGTCGCTCCGCCGGGCGTTCCGCGCGGTCGCCCCCGGCGACAGCGTCTACCTCCGCGGCGGCACGCACCGCGTCGCCGGGCACGTCCGCCTCACGTCGGTCGAGGGAACGCCGAACGCGCCCGTCACCGTCGCGAGCGCGCCGGGCGAAGCCGCCACCATCGACTTCGTCGAGGAGACCGTCGGCGGCCTCCAGATTCGGAACTGCGAGCACGTGCACGTCCGCGACCTCACCGTGGAGAACGCGCCGAGCGACGGCGTCCTGGTGACCGACGGCTCGCGGAATATCACTATCGAGGACGTCGTCGTCACCGGCTCCGGCGGCGACCGGAACGCCAGCGGCACCGGCGTCCTGCTCTACGACACCACTGACTGCACGGTCCGCCGCGTCGTCAGCCGCAGGAACTACGACCCGTCGAGCGGCGGCGGGAACGCCGACGGCTTCGACGTCGGCCAGTCGCCCGGCGCGGTCGTCGAGGACTGCGTCGCGCACGGGAACTCCGACGACGGCTTCGACCTCTGGGAGGGCGTCGACATCACGCTCCGCCGCTGCGTCGCCTTCGAGAACGGCTGGGACCCCGACGGGAACCCCGCGGGCGACGGGAACGGCTTCAAGCTCGGCGGCGGCTCCCTCCCGAGCGGCGACAGCCGCGTCGAGCGCTGCGTCGCCTACCGGAACCGCCGGCGTGGATTCGACGACAACACCGCGACGCGCGCGCTCACCGTCTACAACTGCACCGCGTGGGACAACCCGACCGGCTTCCGCTTCGACTGCCAGAGCGGCCGGAGCTGCCCGGCGCACGTCCTCCGGAACAACCTCAATCAGGACGGCCGCATCTCGACCGCCAGCGGCGTGGACGACGACGTGAACTCGTGGACGCTCGACGTCGACGACCCCGGTTTCGCGAGCACCGACCCGTCGAGTCGGGACTTCCTCGCGCTCACCGCGGACAGCCCGGCCGTCGACGCCGGCACCGACGTCGGCCTCGCCTACGTCGGCGACGCCCCCGATCTCGGCGCGTACGAACGCCGCAGCGAGTAG
- a CDS encoding alanyl-tRNA synthetase: MNKDRLIELGLLVALLATIRYWRKREASLRASLTVSREWTAPAAAERPTDDGASAEAARLLDTRPEDLPERVAALTGKVDELTNDLERARANWAARWWTARQGSLDEPFVAVVDLSDGELADAKALTKAAPEGVAGVAIVVAGDGTLAVAVTGGLDHAASDVAKEVAQAAGGNAGGTGQMATGGGDAARLPDAAETVAARLRDELDARETASADSAGDGADGDGEADADDGVDEAADGDGASEADEGDDVDA; the protein is encoded by the coding sequence ATGAATAAGGACCGACTCATCGAACTCGGATTGCTCGTCGCGCTCCTCGCGACGATACGCTACTGGCGGAAGCGCGAAGCCTCCCTGCGGGCGAGCCTGACGGTCAGCCGCGAGTGGACCGCCCCCGCGGCGGCGGAGCGCCCGACCGACGACGGGGCGAGCGCCGAGGCGGCGCGCCTCCTCGACACGCGACCGGAGGACCTCCCGGAGCGCGTTGCCGCGCTCACCGGGAAGGTCGACGAGCTGACGAACGACCTCGAACGCGCCCGCGCGAACTGGGCGGCGCGCTGGTGGACGGCCCGACAGGGGAGTCTCGACGAGCCGTTCGTCGCCGTCGTCGACCTCTCGGACGGCGAACTCGCGGACGCGAAGGCGCTCACGAAGGCCGCCCCGGAGGGCGTCGCCGGCGTCGCCATCGTCGTCGCGGGCGACGGGACGCTCGCCGTCGCCGTCACCGGCGGCCTCGACCACGCCGCGTCGGACGTGGCGAAAGAGGTCGCGCAGGCCGCGGGCGGGAACGCCGGCGGAACAGGGCAAATGGCGACCGGCGGCGGCGACGCCGCCCGCCTCCCGGACGCCGCCGAGACCGTCGCCGCCCGCCTCCGCGACGAACTCGACGCCCGCGAAACGGCGAGCGCCGACAGTGCGGGCGACGGAGCGGACGGCGATGGCGAGGCCGACGCCGACGACGGTGTCGACGAGGCCGCCGACGGCGACGGCGCGTCCGAGGCGGACGAGGGCGACGATGTCGACGCCTGA
- a CDS encoding polysaccharide deacetylase family protein, with the protein MTADSTAAETDRTRVLEPAASDDAPWAHAQATEWPVRRQVLLTLDLERDFGTAVTTPSFDALDAVDDLAALLERYDVPLTCFVQTAVLDRRPGAVETLRDAGVDVRFHPHSHTHRRRDRTQFEGEIRQSTRRYRDFFDRDPVGYRVPDGNVRPEDYDVLVDEGYAFDASLFPSWRPGRFSRNGAPTTPHYLDAHDLFEIPFTVYSERVRVPTALSYCRLLGRPYTTLLCRRPPPVVMFNIHMHDLVTPPAYDDLPAFYKAVYARNPDGFGVLERAIRAFDDRGYSFATVDHVHDALRTQHS; encoded by the coding sequence ATGACCGCGGATTCCACCGCGGCGGAGACGGATCGAACGCGCGTCCTCGAACCCGCGGCGTCCGACGATGCGCCGTGGGCGCACGCGCAGGCCACCGAGTGGCCGGTCCGCCGGCAGGTCCTCCTGACGCTCGACCTCGAACGCGACTTCGGCACCGCCGTCACCACGCCCTCGTTCGACGCGCTCGACGCCGTCGACGACCTCGCCGCGCTCCTCGAACGCTACGATGTCCCGCTCACCTGCTTCGTGCAGACCGCGGTACTCGACCGGCGGCCCGGAGCCGTCGAAACCCTTAGAGACGCGGGCGTCGACGTCCGCTTCCACCCGCACTCGCACACGCACCGCCGCCGCGACCGCACCCAGTTCGAAGGCGAGATACGGCAGAGCACGCGGCGCTACCGCGACTTCTTCGACCGCGACCCCGTCGGCTACCGCGTCCCCGACGGCAACGTCCGCCCCGAGGACTACGACGTCCTCGTCGACGAAGGGTACGCCTTCGACGCCAGCCTCTTCCCCTCCTGGCGACCCGGCCGCTTCAGCCGCAACGGCGCGCCGACCACTCCCCACTACCTCGACGCCCACGACCTCTTCGAGATTCCCTTTACCGTGTACTCGGAGCGCGTCCGCGTGCCCACGGCGCTCTCCTACTGCCGCCTGCTCGGCCGGCCGTACACGACGCTCCTCTGCCGCCGCCCGCCGCCCGTCGTGATGTTCAACATCCACATGCACGACCTCGTGACGCCGCCGGCCTACGACGACCTCCCCGCCTTCTACAAGGCCGTCTACGCCCGGAACCCGGACGGGTTCGGCGTGCTCGAACGCGCCATCCGCGCGTTCGACGACCGCGGATACTCCTTCGCGACCGTCGACCACGTCCACGACGCCCTCCGCACGCAGCACTCGTAG